One genomic window of Medicago truncatula cultivar Jemalong A17 chromosome 1, MtrunA17r5.0-ANR, whole genome shotgun sequence includes the following:
- the LOC25483273 gene encoding putative B3 domain-containing protein Os03g0621600 isoform X1 produces MSLHHPKEFLKIVQHHELHNGELRVPKKFVEKYWKRIPNPVILRLPNGAQKEIFWVERDGDIWFKRNWENFAKSLKHGYALVFKYLGGPYFKVKIFGHNTLEKDYSNIKFIDESCEGREEVVQEVQRRKNGKRKISQQKITGSNKGGIIKKAKKCSTISEKENNENPSFELEMSQTYAHGYTLRIPSDFSRTYLNENLKGSSGSIRFGENMPMKVKVRFQDIKNNRTCIVTSGWKPFAKKYNLQVGDKCKFVMTQLQPLSFTITITQAKGYEGMISCDDDIGKRIGIEGSSRSCHVLPTDLEGSNVMKPITIEIRVNSTYPYIGHEFFKRHKECHGEFVELTNGGKSWLVKVKYYQSTGFRFYAGWQKFKQDCKLKIGDTCKLKLIDEKMSVFQVSIERMHHH; encoded by the exons ATGTCATTACATCATCCAAAAGAGTTCTTGAAGATTGTTCAACACCATGAACTGCATAACGGAGAGCTT AGGGTTCCCAAGAAATTTGTGGAGAAATATTGGAAAAGAATACCAAATCCAGTAATTCTTAGACTCCCAAATGGTGCTCAAAAGGAAATATTTTGGGTGGAGCGTGACGGTGATATTTGGTTTAAGAGAAATTGGGAAAATTTTGCAAAGTCTCTAAAACATGGATATGCTTTAGTTTTCAAATATTTAGGTGGCCCATATTTTAAAGTTAAGATATTTGGTCACAATACATTGGAAAAAGACTATTCCAATATAAAATTCATAGATGAAAGTTGTGAAGGTAGAGAAGAAGTTGTTCAAGAAGTTCAAAGGAGAAAAAATGGCAAGAGAAAAATTAGTCAGCAAAAAATCACAG GTAGTAACAAAGGAGGCATAATTAAGAAGGCTAAAAAATGCTCAACAATTagtgagaaagaaaataatgaaaatccAAGTTTTGAACTTGAAATGTCACAAACTTACGCCCATGGCTATACTTTG AGGATACCAAGTGACTTTTCAAGAACATATTTGAATGAAAACCTTAAAGGGTCATCTGGAAGCATTAGATTTGGTGAGAACATGCCTATGAAAGTGAAGGTGAGGTTTCAAGATATCAAGAATAATAGAACATGCATTGTGACTAGTGGTTGGAAGCCATTTGCCAAAAAATATAACTTACAAGTTGGTGATAAATGTAAATTTGTGATGACTCAACTTCAACCACTTTCATTCACCATAACTATTACCCAAGCCAAAG GTTATGAAGGAATGATCTCCTGTGATGATGATATTGGGAAGAGAATAGGCATTGAAGGAAGTTCAAGGAGCTGCCATGTTCTCCCAA CAGACTTGGAAGGTAGTAATGTGATGAAACCGATCACAATTGAGATTCGTGTGAACTCTACCTACCCG TATATTGGACATGAGTTTTTTAAGAGACATAAAGAGTGTCATGGAGAATTCGTGGAGTTGACAAATGGGGGAAAATCATGGTTGGTAAAAGTGAAATATTATCAGTCGACAGGATTTAGGTTCTATGCAGGTTGGCAAAAATTTAAGCAAGATTGCAAATTGAAGATTGGAGATACTTGCAAattgaagttgattgatgaaaAAATGTCTGtgtttcaagtttcaattgaaAGAATGCACCACCACTAG
- the LOC25483273 gene encoding putative B3 domain-containing protein Os03g0621600 isoform X2 produces MSLHHPKEFLKIVQHHELHNGELRVPKKFVEKYWKRIPNPVILRLPNGAQKEIFWVERDGDIWFKRNWENFAKSLKHGYALVFKYLGGPYFKVKIFGHNTLEKDYSNIKFIDESCEGREEVVQEVQRRKNGKRKISQQKITGSNKGGIIKKAKKCSTISEKENNENPSFELEMSQTYAHGYTLRIPSDFSRTYLNENLKGSSGSIRFGENMPMKVKVRFQDIKNNRTCIVTSGWKPFAKKYNLQVGDKCKFVMTQLQPLSFTITITQAKGYEGMISCDDDIGKRIGIEGSSRSCHVLPNLEGSNVMKPITIEIRVNSTYPYIGHEFFKRHKECHGEFVELTNGGKSWLVKVKYYQSTGFRFYAGWQKFKQDCKLKIGDTCKLKLIDEKMSVFQVSIERMHHH; encoded by the exons ATGTCATTACATCATCCAAAAGAGTTCTTGAAGATTGTTCAACACCATGAACTGCATAACGGAGAGCTT AGGGTTCCCAAGAAATTTGTGGAGAAATATTGGAAAAGAATACCAAATCCAGTAATTCTTAGACTCCCAAATGGTGCTCAAAAGGAAATATTTTGGGTGGAGCGTGACGGTGATATTTGGTTTAAGAGAAATTGGGAAAATTTTGCAAAGTCTCTAAAACATGGATATGCTTTAGTTTTCAAATATTTAGGTGGCCCATATTTTAAAGTTAAGATATTTGGTCACAATACATTGGAAAAAGACTATTCCAATATAAAATTCATAGATGAAAGTTGTGAAGGTAGAGAAGAAGTTGTTCAAGAAGTTCAAAGGAGAAAAAATGGCAAGAGAAAAATTAGTCAGCAAAAAATCACAG GTAGTAACAAAGGAGGCATAATTAAGAAGGCTAAAAAATGCTCAACAATTagtgagaaagaaaataatgaaaatccAAGTTTTGAACTTGAAATGTCACAAACTTACGCCCATGGCTATACTTTG AGGATACCAAGTGACTTTTCAAGAACATATTTGAATGAAAACCTTAAAGGGTCATCTGGAAGCATTAGATTTGGTGAGAACATGCCTATGAAAGTGAAGGTGAGGTTTCAAGATATCAAGAATAATAGAACATGCATTGTGACTAGTGGTTGGAAGCCATTTGCCAAAAAATATAACTTACAAGTTGGTGATAAATGTAAATTTGTGATGACTCAACTTCAACCACTTTCATTCACCATAACTATTACCCAAGCCAAAG GTTATGAAGGAATGATCTCCTGTGATGATGATATTGGGAAGAGAATAGGCATTGAAGGAAGTTCAAGGAGCTGCCATGTTCTCCCAA ACTTGGAAGGTAGTAATGTGATGAAACCGATCACAATTGAGATTCGTGTGAACTCTACCTACCCG TATATTGGACATGAGTTTTTTAAGAGACATAAAGAGTGTCATGGAGAATTCGTGGAGTTGACAAATGGGGGAAAATCATGGTTGGTAAAAGTGAAATATTATCAGTCGACAGGATTTAGGTTCTATGCAGGTTGGCAAAAATTTAAGCAAGATTGCAAATTGAAGATTGGAGATACTTGCAAattgaagttgattgatgaaaAAATGTCTGtgtttcaagtttcaattgaaAGAATGCACCACCACTAG
- the LOC25483273 gene encoding B3 domain-containing protein At1g49475 isoform X4, protein MSLHHPKEFLKIVQHHELHNGELRVPKKFVEKYWKRIPNPVILRLPNGAQKEIFWVERDGDIWFKRNWENFAKSLKHGYALVFKYLGGPYFKVKIFGHNTLEKDYSNIKFIDESCEGREEVVQEVQRRKNGKRKISQQKITGSNKGGIIKKAKKCSTISEKENNENPSFELEMSQTYAHGYTLRIPSDFSRTYLNENLKGSSGSIRFGENMPMKVKVRFQDIKNNRTCIVTSGWKPFAKKYNLQVGDKCKFVMTQLQPLSFTITITQAKGYEGMISCDDDIGKRIGIEGSSRSCHVLPIYWT, encoded by the exons ATGTCATTACATCATCCAAAAGAGTTCTTGAAGATTGTTCAACACCATGAACTGCATAACGGAGAGCTT AGGGTTCCCAAGAAATTTGTGGAGAAATATTGGAAAAGAATACCAAATCCAGTAATTCTTAGACTCCCAAATGGTGCTCAAAAGGAAATATTTTGGGTGGAGCGTGACGGTGATATTTGGTTTAAGAGAAATTGGGAAAATTTTGCAAAGTCTCTAAAACATGGATATGCTTTAGTTTTCAAATATTTAGGTGGCCCATATTTTAAAGTTAAGATATTTGGTCACAATACATTGGAAAAAGACTATTCCAATATAAAATTCATAGATGAAAGTTGTGAAGGTAGAGAAGAAGTTGTTCAAGAAGTTCAAAGGAGAAAAAATGGCAAGAGAAAAATTAGTCAGCAAAAAATCACAG GTAGTAACAAAGGAGGCATAATTAAGAAGGCTAAAAAATGCTCAACAATTagtgagaaagaaaataatgaaaatccAAGTTTTGAACTTGAAATGTCACAAACTTACGCCCATGGCTATACTTTG AGGATACCAAGTGACTTTTCAAGAACATATTTGAATGAAAACCTTAAAGGGTCATCTGGAAGCATTAGATTTGGTGAGAACATGCCTATGAAAGTGAAGGTGAGGTTTCAAGATATCAAGAATAATAGAACATGCATTGTGACTAGTGGTTGGAAGCCATTTGCCAAAAAATATAACTTACAAGTTGGTGATAAATGTAAATTTGTGATGACTCAACTTCAACCACTTTCATTCACCATAACTATTACCCAAGCCAAAG GTTATGAAGGAATGATCTCCTGTGATGATGATATTGGGAAGAGAATAGGCATTGAAGGAAGTTCAAGGAGCTGCCATGTTCTCCCAA TATATTGGACATGA
- the LOC25483273 gene encoding putative B3 domain-containing protein Os03g0621600 isoform X3 translates to MSLHHPKEFLKIVQHHELHNGELRVPKKFVEKYWKRIPNPVILRLPNGAQKEIFWVERDGDIWFKRNWENFAKSLKHGYALVFKYLGGPYFKVKIFGHNTLEKDYSNIKFIDESCEGREEVVQEVQRRKNGKRKISQQKITGSNKGGIIKKAKKCSTISEKENNENPSFELEMSQTYAHGYTLRIPSDFSRTYLNENLKGSSGSIRFGENMPMKVKVRFQDIKNNRTCIVTSGWKPFAKKYNLQVGDKCKFVMTQLQPLSFTITITQAKGYEGMISCDDDIGKRIGIEGSSRSCHVLPNWEGSA, encoded by the exons ATGTCATTACATCATCCAAAAGAGTTCTTGAAGATTGTTCAACACCATGAACTGCATAACGGAGAGCTT AGGGTTCCCAAGAAATTTGTGGAGAAATATTGGAAAAGAATACCAAATCCAGTAATTCTTAGACTCCCAAATGGTGCTCAAAAGGAAATATTTTGGGTGGAGCGTGACGGTGATATTTGGTTTAAGAGAAATTGGGAAAATTTTGCAAAGTCTCTAAAACATGGATATGCTTTAGTTTTCAAATATTTAGGTGGCCCATATTTTAAAGTTAAGATATTTGGTCACAATACATTGGAAAAAGACTATTCCAATATAAAATTCATAGATGAAAGTTGTGAAGGTAGAGAAGAAGTTGTTCAAGAAGTTCAAAGGAGAAAAAATGGCAAGAGAAAAATTAGTCAGCAAAAAATCACAG GTAGTAACAAAGGAGGCATAATTAAGAAGGCTAAAAAATGCTCAACAATTagtgagaaagaaaataatgaaaatccAAGTTTTGAACTTGAAATGTCACAAACTTACGCCCATGGCTATACTTTG AGGATACCAAGTGACTTTTCAAGAACATATTTGAATGAAAACCTTAAAGGGTCATCTGGAAGCATTAGATTTGGTGAGAACATGCCTATGAAAGTGAAGGTGAGGTTTCAAGATATCAAGAATAATAGAACATGCATTGTGACTAGTGGTTGGAAGCCATTTGCCAAAAAATATAACTTACAAGTTGGTGATAAATGTAAATTTGTGATGACTCAACTTCAACCACTTTCATTCACCATAACTATTACCCAAGCCAAAG GTTATGAAGGAATGATCTCCTGTGATGATGATATTGGGAAGAGAATAGGCATTGAAGGAAGTTCAAGGAGCTGCCATGTTCTCCCAA ATTGGGAGGGTTCGGCTTGA